Proteins found in one Plasmodium coatneyi strain Hackeri chromosome 10, complete sequence genomic segment:
- a CDS encoding GTP-binding protein: MIRTAARSLFKEDAPPGTPYLAKPFLNINFLNEEELPFWLTDEKHIKKCNSIFNSKIIAYPVYVAQTIHKYKPSAIPQIAIFGRSNVGKSSLINALLNNREVAQASKTPGRTRHLFIFNLLNHLSIVDLPGYGFAKVSKDMRDNWSILIEEYLKRAVNLKRALCLIECTEFFTPHDFVLLDMLITKGVPFQIVVTKVDRLKAHELHKLMFKVLSVIDDYRKKVKCFNERTHKQGLSIQKETTPYDMKINSYLFNVSSLKNFGVQQLRAHLGLIATDNLLMRK, encoded by the exons ATGATAAGGACGGCTGCGCGATCCCTCTTCAAGGAAGACGCAC CACCAGGAACACCGTACTTGGCAAAGCCATTCCTTAATATCAACTTTTTAAACGAGGAAGAGCTTCCCTTTTGGCTGACCGATGAGAAACAT ATTAAAAAGTGCAACTCGATTTTCAACTCGAAAATTATTGCCTACCCAGTTTATGTAGCCCAAACAATTCATAAGTATAAGCCGTCAGCCATCCCGCAG ATAGCCATATTCGGACGGTCCAACGTCGGCAAATCGAGTTTAATCAACGCCCTGCTGAACAATAGGGAAGTCGCGCAGGCCTCAAAGACGCCG GGGCGTACCCggcatttgttcattttcaaCCTTCTAAATCACCTCTCCATCGTGGACTTACCTGGCTATGGGTTCGCCAAGGTTTCTAAGGACATGCGTGACAACTGGTCCATCCTTATCGAGGAGTATTTGAAGAGGGCGGTCAACTTGAAGCGCGCTTTATGCTTGATCGAATGCACAGAGTTTTTCACTCCACATGATTTTGTCCTACTGGACATGCTAATAACGAAGGGGGTGCCTTTCCAAATTGTCGTCACCAAGGTGGATAGGCTTAAG GCACACGAGCTGCACAAGCTCATGTTTAAAGTCCTCTCCGTGATTGACGATTACAGGAAGAAAGTCAAATGCTTTAACGAGCGCACGCACAAGCAGGGGTTAAGTATCCAAAAGGAGACGACCCCCTACGACATGAAAATAAATAGCTACTTATTTAATGTATCCAGTTTGAAGAATTTTGGCGTTCAGCAGCTGAGGGCCCACTTGGGGTTAATAGCAACTGACAACCTGCTCATGAGGAAGTGA
- a CDS encoding nucleoside phosphorylase — MKEEMQRHIKLTPSQTTPVVLVVGDPGRVDKVKMLCDSYVDLAYNREYKSVECTYKGQKFLCVSHGVGSAGCAICFEELMNNGAKVIIRAGSCGSLQPGLMKRGDICICNAAVREDRVSHLMIYSDFPAVADFEVYDTLNKVAQELKVPVFNGISLSSDMYYPHKIIPTRLEDYSKANVAVVEMEVATLMVMGTLRKVKTGGIFIVDGCPLKWDEGDFDNNLHPERLESMIKVSLETCARLAKKY, encoded by the coding sequence atgaaggaagaaatgcaaaGGCATATTAAGCTGACCCCATCACAGACGACCCCCGTTGTGCTGGTCGTAGGGGACCCAGGTCGAGTGGACAAGGTGAAGATGTTATGTGACTCGTATGTAGATTTGGCATATAACAGAGAATACAAAAGTGTTGAATGTACATACAAAGGGCAGAAGTTCCTCTGTGTGAGTCACGGAGTGGGTTCAGCAGGATGTGCCATCTGTTTTGAGGAGCTGATGAATAACGGAGCAAAGGTAATCATTCGTGCTGGTTCCTGTGGTTCTCTCCAACCAGGTCTAATGAAGAGAGGAgatatttgtatatgtaatgcAGCCGTAAGGGAGGACAGAGTATCTCACCTTATGATCTACTCCGATTTCCCAGCTGTGGCCGATTTTGAAGTTTACGACACGTTAAATAAAGTTGCCCAAGAATTGAAGGTCCCCGTTTTTAACGGAATTAGTTTATCCTCTGACATGTACTACCCACACAAGATCATACCCACAAGACTGGAGGATTATTCAAAGGCTAATGTTGCTGTTGTCGAAATGGAAGTAGCCACGTTAATGGTTATGGGTACTCTACGAAAGGTAAAAACAGGCGGCATTTTCATCGTCGATGGATGCCCATTGAAGTGGGACGAAGGGGACTTTGACAACAACCTCCATCCAGAGAGACTTGAAAGTATGATCAAGGTATCTTTGGAGACCTGTGCCCGCTTGGCGAAGAAGTACTAA